The Juglans regia cultivar Chandler chromosome 16, Walnut 2.0, whole genome shotgun sequence nucleotide sequence TGACAAGTCAGAAATAGGATACTTCAACTCTGAATCTAACATTGTCGGTGCTCAAACCCTAAGAGGGAGTAGGCAAGGAGGCTGTGGCATGGAcctacaaatacaaatacaatgGGGTGATACAGTCTGTTTGCTTTGAGGACAATTATGGTGGTGGTTGACGAGTTTCTATCCGGATTGAACCATGAGAGAAAAGTGGGTCTTCAATAACAGCACAAATATCATCTCTTGTTTGAGTTACTCTCACTTGAGAAAAGTGGGTCTTCAATGTTTCCATTGTAACGAAACCTCAAGGTTTAAATGAGTTACTATCACCCGTTTGGTTatatagattagatgaaaaataaataaaatattattaaaatattaaaaaataatattatttttattttaagattttaaaaaattaaattatttattatattttatttaaaaatttaaaaaaattataataattagatgaaatgaaatgatttgttgaAACAAACCAGGACAGTAGTAAAAGCATGTGTTCCTAAAAATAATAAGGttgcatttgaatgttgagttgaattaagttatttatgaataataatgagttgagatggtagaatgagttttgtggggtTCACCTAacatgagtttaaatgtgttgagatgttaagataaatttaaatgtatttatggaaaattgaaaaatgatgtaGGTCACGCGTGTAAaaaagtgttgaattgaaaaatattgtgagtctcacgtgtaaataggctttgagttgagatgaatttaataatttgagagttgagtatttaaatattaaatttaatttaaaactgAATTGAACTGAACCATATCAACTGAATCTATCAACCAAATGGGGTTAAGAATCTTGCCTAACGtgaacatatattaaaaaaaaaaaaaaaaaaaaaaagaaatcgtCCACAATCAATCAGCTGTACCGTTGGGTAGAAATGATTCAAATAATTACctatcaaattgaaaaataaacataaaagagtaattattcacaaaaaaatggtaAATTATATCACTAGATGGTGTGTAAtgtaaaaatctttaaattaaattattcataaaattaatgagctaattttttatagttatattaaaataaaaattatatataaaagagaaatatttcaactataaaaaaattttataaaaataatctcataaactgacgtagtttaatatgatacgttatattataaaattatttttattataaaataaatctaacgtatcatataaaattatatcaatttataaatttacttttatgtaatgtctttattgtaaaaatatttctctaaatttatctatataaaaatatatttatataaataatgtaaGAAAACTCGTGTTATATCAACAAGTACTGTtttgaatacaaaaaatatctcacctcatttcatgtaattttataatataatatttttaaatttgtatataaaatataataaataatttaatttttttaaatattaaaataataaaaatattaaaaaataatattttctcgtATAATCTCAATCTTTCCCTCAAAATCGAACCAATCGGTCAACAATTGAAAATATCATGAGTTGGGAAAAGCTGTAAATTACTAAATGTTGACGTGTATATAGGTTAAAACTTAAAACGCATAAATGCAATGAAGGCGGTTTCCTTTATTAttccctcttttattttttctctttttgtttaattattccCAAATTCGCCGGTCTCGACGCTGGGTTCGACCAACGCGAGGGGCTCAGGTCCTTCGCTTGGTTCTCAAGATCCACTATTCGTAAAAGTTGCCCTGTATGtaactttctttctttatatgaAGATCTCTATAGGCAGTCACTCCATGCATTTCATTCTCCAACACCTCTATGTTTTATTCGGAATAGCTTTTCTGAAACGTACTTTGGTTTGAAGTAAGGTATAAGgtaatttgtttgtttcttgcttATTTGTTCGTTGTGTCCTATGGTCTATTTTGGGTATTGGGTACTCATCAGACCATTCGGTTCTTAAGCCCCTTGATCTGGGTATTAAAGAAATTTTCGTTCCGATTGTTAGGAATTTGTgggttttggtttgaataatcTGGTCGAACTACGGCTGGATTTCGAGATTTATTGTATTCTGGATCTGGTCGATAAAAATTGGTCTTCTTTTGAGATGTGTTCGATTTGGTTGATGTGATTTGATTGAGATTTACATAGAAACTTCTTTGCTTGGGTTGTCTTTTGAAAGTTCGTGGATTTCGGGTGTGGTTGTAGACTCATCTTGTTCTCTGAATCTTGTGACAATGCCCTCTACCGATAACCAGGGTTCTTCTTCGCCTTTGGTCTCGTTTGGCCGTTCGATTTGGAGTATGAGGAGAGAACAGGTCCACTCCATGGAACCTAATCATGAGTTCAGTGCCCAGGAATCTGAGCTTGAATTGTTCCAAAAACAGGTTACCGACCGTTTTCAGGAGCTGGCAGCTGTCAATCCTGATGAATTGCTCTCAATTGCGTGGGTACGGAAgcttttggatgtttttgtCAGCTGCCAGGAGGAATTTAGGATTATCTTGCTGAAAAACAAAGAATGGGTCTCTAAACCGCCTTTGGATCGACTGGTTGCTGAATTCTTTGAAAGGAGTGTGAAAGCGCTTGATATTTGCAATGCAACTCGTAATGGGATTGAGAATATTCGTTTGTGGCAGAAGCATTTGGAGATTGTTGTGTGCGCTTTGGAGTCTCAGCAGAGGGCTTTGGGTGAAGGCCAATTGCGACGTGCAAGGAAGGCTTTGGTGGATATGGCACTTGCGATGCTAGATGAGAAAGGCTCAGGGTCAACTTTTTCGTACAGGAATCGGTCATTCGGGCGACATAACACTAGCAAAGATCATCATCGTCGTCGCTCCTCAGGGGGGCATTCTCGGTCTCTTTCATGGAGTGTATCTCGTTCTTGGTCTGCATCTAAGCAACTCCAATCAATTGCGAACAACTTGATCCCCCCTCGTGGGATTGAGATTGCGGCTACAAGTGGGCTTGCGGTCCCCGTTTTTACCATGAGCTCTGTGCTCATGTTTGTTTTATGGGTTCTTGTTGCTGCAATTCCGTGTCAGGACCGAGGTCTGAATACTCATTTCTCAATCCCTCGGCAATTCTCGTGGGGAAATCCACTGCAATTGCTTCATGAGCGCATCCTAGAGGTATCTAAGAAGCGGGAGCACCGGAACTCAAATGGTTTGTTGATTGAGATATGTCAGGCTGAGAGATGTGCACGCCAGATGACTGACTTGGTAGATATGGTTCAGTTTCCATTGTCGGAAGAACAGAAAATGGAAGTTGAGCAGGGGGTACAGGAGTTGGCACTGATTTGTAAAGCTTTTAAGGAGGGATTGGACCCGTTGGAGCGCCAAGTGAGCCAAGTTTTCCGTAGTATCATGAATTGCAGAACTGAGGGACTCGAGTTCTGCTCTAAATCAAACAGTTTGGAGTAACTGAGACTGTTGAATTGCCATGGAGTTCAAAATATTCGGCTAGCAAATCATTTATTTAGATATTGCCTGCCTTTCGCAAGGAGGAAGAATGACTCAAAGTGGCCGGAAACAATAAACGATAAGCAGGTAGCTTTCttgtattttgtttcttctaTACTTTCTGTAAAGAAGATAGTATTTGTATGAGATTTttctaacttataaaaaaaaaaagtttgtatgagatttttcttttttcttctttgctatATGGCAGTGCTCTGCGTCTTGTTTTGATATAGTTTCTTTCTGTCGCTTTGTAAAGTGTAAATGCTATGCATTTAATCAGTCATGTCTGTAATACAGCTTTTTGTTTGGTAGATAAAGATTCCTACTTGTTCTTGATTATTGGCTGAGTTGTCTTTTAACTAACATTGGTTCTTCTCTGCATGATTCACACAAGCAATAGAAGTGGGGTTTGAGTTGACAACTATTCTCTTCAGGAGAAACTCGTAGTTGTGGTTCCTTATTTCAAATATGTGGAGTTCTTGGAAGCTTTTAAATGAGCATTGTCTATAAGATTTTAATGCATCATGGCGTTCGTGCATCATACccgtttggttgcaagactcaaCTGAGATTAACTCAGTACAGTCTAATTCTAAACtaagtctaacattcaaacatccaactctcaaattattaaactcattttaactcaaaacctCATTGCACGAGgaatccacaacctttttcaactcagcatatctttatatgtggaacccacaacctttgtcaatatttcataaatagtactaaactcatcttaacgtgcaaaaatatctaaactcattttagatgtaCTCCACATAACTTACTCCACCAACTCAACTCATTgatattcataaagaactcagcTCAGTTCAACATCTTTGTCAATATTTCATAAATAGTTTTAAACCCATCTTAACGTCCaaaaacatctaaactcattttaaatggACTCCACATAACTTACTCCACCAACTCAACTCACTgatattcataaagaacttggctcagttcaacatctaaacgcatcCTTAATGGTCCTAAGACCTATTTTCTGAACAAAATcgattcacatatttttcatattgggAAGCAATGATGCCATCCACACAGGCATCAGCCATTTACAGCTTAtaataaaaactttaatttgaattattgtTCGTTTCTCTACATCGgatatattgtaatataattGTTGCAGATTGAAAATTGAGGGTGTCTAATATTTTAGGAAGAGATCATATTATGTGTTACtttgttcatttttcttcatGATGCTTTTCCAATGAGTTAATGTTGCCATCTATACGGGCATTAGAGGCTGACAGGCTATCTGGACTAGTACTGGCCATGATGTCGCCGCTGCCGCTGCTTATGCTGACATCCTTTGGAGACTTGACAATAAAATCGATCAACTGATCAGACCGTTGGGAACTTTCTGAGGATACTAGTTTAGAAATCTCCTTCATCTCTTTGCCTTTACCCCACAGCACTGCGTATAACCCGCACACAATCAACGCGGCTCCTAGTATGCTGTTCCATTTTCAAAAACAGATTCACAATTGTGAAAGTAATTATTGGTAATAGAATTTCAAGTTTATTTGATGCATAGAGCTGAGGAGACCTTCCAAGGTGCAACTTTTCATCCAGTACTAAAGAACCCATGATGGCAACTGAAACAAGCTGTAGAGGGTTGAAGCTGGAGACAAACAAAGGGCCTTTCATGTGTACACACCAAGCAATCAAAGTAACCATAATCCCGGAAGCTACGATACCCTAAAGCACAAGGCCTCGTTAACATATACATACTGAGATCTGAAACAGACAGGATTTTAGTGTTTTTGCATTCACAAGGGTGTTGCAGAGTACataaatccataaaaaaaaaaaaaggtaccgAATAAGAAGCTGTAAGTAGCATGAGATTCCAGCCCAACTTCCATTGATTCCAATCCCTCGCCATGCATAGGGCAAAAACAACAGCTTGGATTGCTGCCATCACACACGTTAGAGCCGTGCTTGTGTAGTGACATGGATATGCCAAGCTCATTTTTGCCTGTGTTTAGCAAGTTAATCATCAGTTTCTATTGAGTGGGaagcaaaagaaagaaggaacAAAACTTGGGCTACATTTCTCGAGtcaaaaaagtaatatatatgttaattactgTTTAATCACCTGAATTATTAACCACATGGCGGATGACATACAACTTCCTAAAGCCAAAATACAACCCAAAATGTGATTTTGGGATTTTCGGACTTCACTTTGATGTTGGTCGTGACGCAAGAGGTCAAGATGAGTAGACCATATGTCAATTTCTGTACCTTTATAGAAAGTAAGGACCATTGCTCCACCTATTCCCACTAATGTTCCCAACACTTTCGCCTTCCCACCTATTCTCTCCAGATTCAGCCTCTCCAACCTGTTCAAACTTTTCGATATTAATGCAAacaaatcttattattaatgTACGTGTGATACAAAAATGCAGCAATTTCACTGGTAATTAGTTGGAATTAAGAGATCATGTATACCCGAACAAGATACCCAGAATGAAGGTAATGACCGAAACTAAGTTGGTCATGGCTGAAGCAAATGTTGCTGATGTCAAGGCTAAGCTCTCAACATATAAATTTTGAGCTAATACTCCTCTGCAATAGTTAAGGTTTCATTGACATAAGATTACTTGAGTTGCTGCAAATCAATCAGCTGGGAATTATCCTTAATTATATCGAAAAAATCATGATGTGTGCAAAATGCAACCTACGTACCCAAATAGCCCACAAAGAAAAGATTGGAAGAGTACTGCCCAAGTCAGCTTTGTCCTGTTTTTCCTGCCATGTGCCAATAGTACTGCTGTTTAGATGGGCATGCAGATAGAAAACAATCATCAAAACATAGAAGAAATTAATGCCAGTAGTTCTCTACCTTTCAGAGATGAGAGCAAGAGGAACCATGAAGGTGGAGGCAAACAAAAAACGATAGGCAATAAGGATCCTCAGTTTCACTGATCCATCCTCTGCCACCAGTTTATACAGTATATTTAACCCTGTATTTACCATTTGAACTGCTACCATTACAATCCCGGCCCTCGAACTGTGTATTACATTACATAAGCGCcccatcatcttaatttataaatacgtgaaacgagagagagagagagagaaagagagagagagagcgctctGGCCAGAATGTGAAGAGTTGTTGTAGAGGCACCTGAATCATGGGTACTGAGAGAGAGCTATGTTCCCACGGCACTTCCACACTTCCAGTGCATGCAGCCCCTCCACGTATGGTTGCCTATTGACAAGTGCCGAGTCTTTGGGTTCTCAAAGTATGTAAGCTAGCTTCAGTTCTCATGGTTTAGTGATTAGTGGGGCCGCAACATATTGACAGATCTTGAAACAGCCATTTTTATCAGTTCCGCATGCTTAGACGCTGTCTTCGATAAAGCCAAATGAAAAAGGTCACCTTGCATGCAATAATACTAAAGTTATTGCTTTTCAATGTCTAGAACTGATATTAGAGGTACACAAGTGATGAATTGGACTCCTCAACCTAcaggtttcttgaaaatcaattgggatgcagctatTTCTGAGGTGAAGGGCAGGATTGGATTGAGAATAGTTGTTCGAGACCATGGAGGCAACATAGTggctacaaaaaaaattaatcaatctGGTTTTAATGATTATTTACTGGCAGAAGCACTTGGTGCCTTTCAAGCAGTTATGATGGCAGCTGATTTAGGAATGAACTATGTCTTTTTTGAAGGAGATTCATCCCAGGTTGTAAAGAGGCCTTAATTCTCATGTTGAGAGATGGGATAGAGTAGGGATGGTGTTATCTGATACTCAACTGCAGCTTTTTACTTTTTCTAGCTGGAAGTTTTTGTTTGTTAAGAGAAGTGCAAACCATCTAGCTCATAGTTTAGCTAAATCCTCTCTTCTTTTTGATGAGGATAGTGTCGTTCTGGATTTAAGTCCAGATTTTAGTAATGTAATTCCTGAAGTTTGAAGTTAATacagttttctttgttttaaaaaaaaaatagttgcactagactcattttattttatttttttaaaaaattaaaattttataattttcacaaattaataactgaaataaatttttcttaattatatttaacattttcttttctatataaaGTATGACTATATAGTCGTACGGGACTTGACTAATTAGTTCAGATTAAGTAATGGTactgtttaatttatttacagtttgctttttaaaaataataattatatcacacccgataatatatatatatatatatatataattaagtttttgatagctatatatatatagtactagatctatatataaaacaaattgTAGATCTCATTGCCCAATTGTTTTCTCAGAAAGAGACagcaaattaaacaaaattgtTCCTTATAAacgtgaacaaaaaaaaaaaaaaaaaaaagaaaaaatctgaaTCCTATAACATTAATTAATCATCGTTTCTCCATGTCTTCCCCGTGTCGACCCCCCGGCCTCcgtttcttcattttttcttcttcgatcatgcatgcatgcatgcatgtatgccccATTTCCAATGagttgccatgcatgcatgatgtgtatatatatatatatatatatataggaggtaTCGCGCGCGCATTAGATGTTTGGATGCAGGCTCTCGGGTTTCATGTTTGCAATATTAATAGGGCTGTTATTTTCAACGTCGTCATCCCTTGGAGACGTGATTACATTAATATCGGTCAATTCATGGTGATGAGATTCTCGGTAGCTTTTGGAGGCCGGTGCTAGCTGAGTTATCTTCTTTATCTCTTTGCCTTTCCCCCACAGCACCACGTATAACCCGCACACAATCATCACGGCTCCTAATATGCTGCGCATGATGTCGTTTTGAAAGACAACgtcaaattaaaatcataactcaaaagatcatcaaaataaataatatggatagtagagctagctagctaataaaTGAACCCAAAAGACGATCGACGACGTACGACGTACCTTCCAAGATGCAGCTTTTCGTCCAGTACTAAAGACCCCATGATGGCAACTGAAACAAGCATTAGAGGGCTGAAGATGGAGACGAATAAAGGACCTCTCATGTGCACGCACCATGCTATCAAAGTTACCATAACCCCAGAAGCTACGATACCCTGCAACAAATGAAATCGacatatatgtacgtacgtacgtattcTCAGATCAGACCAGAAATGGGacagaagtttttttttttttttttttttaatgtttttgaatTGACATGGGTAGCTTGCAATTAACCACAAGATTCCATCAAAAAAGTATATACCGAGTAAGACACTGTAAGTAGCCTGATGTTCCAGCCCAACTTCCATTGATTCCAATCCCTCTCCGTGCATAGAGCAAAAACAGCAGCTTGGATTGTTCCCATCACAGCCATTAGCGCTGTACTTGAGTAGTGACATGGATATGTTTCACTCATTTTTGCCTGTTTTGACATCATGATCAGTTAATGATCAGTAATTTGTTTGAAGTGGCATGGGAAGAAAAAGATGGATTAACGGAACTTAATTAATTGGCGTAGattaatttctttaatcattttataacaCATATCTATGACTTACAGTCAGAAAAGTCTTTCGATCACGTCATGTGCTAATTATAATTTAGAGAAATGCTTttgtaaaatgaattttataaaaatttatttcatttaatacgtgagattgtaaaattattgttattataaaatagatataatatataatatgtaagtttacttttataaaatctttttgtatttataacaATATCGGTCACTTGTGGCTGTAACTTatgactcgtttggatagtgagataagaggagatgattttagatcatgagttgaataaaatattattagaatattattttttaatattattattgttttaagatttgaaaaaataaaattatttattatactttatataagaatttaaaaaagttataattataaaatgagattgtttctatatccaaacaagcccttataagtgatatttttaaaaatctcgATTGCTAGCTAGACAAGAAGAATCTATTATGagaagtttggatagtgagttaagatgaatgagttaagttgaaagttaaataaaatattgttagaatattattttttaatattattatttttttgagatttgaaaatattgaattgtttattatattttatgtgaaaatttaataaaattgtaatgattagattaaataaattgaaattaattgagaaaacttttgtaTCCAAATCCAACCTTAACGTTAGgtgtattaaaaagaaaagatatatatatatatatataaaatataatatgttgtaTATATGATGCTGACCTGAATAATTAACCAGGAGGCGTATGAGAAGCAACTTCCTATAGCCAAAATACCACCCAAAAGGCGATTTTCTGATCTTGGGGATGCCAAGTGTTTGGTTTGACGTTCGCCGTGATGCAGAAGGTTAACGTGAGTACACCATACGTTGATCTCTGCTCCTTTATAGAAAGTGAGGAGCATCGCCCCACCTATTCCCGTTAATGTTCCCAACACTTTTGCCTTCCCTGATACCGACCCTAGACTCAGCTTCTCCAacctgcatatatattatatatatatatatatatattccatttaAAATCCGGATCCACATGAACCTCTGATCACTAGCTAGTTTTTCAATGTTTCAGATCAACAGATGATCATCATATAATGCATGCCagctttttaacttttttatttactgaAGTGGATGCCTGATGTTGTATTGCACacgatgtgtgtgtgtgtgtgtgtgtgagagagagagagagagagagagagagagacccaaaGGAGACGGCCAGGATGAAGGTAATGGCTGGAACTAGGTTAGTCATGGCTGAAGCAAATGTTGCTGATGTCAAGGTTAGGCTCTCAATGTATAAATTTTGAGCTAATGAACCCCTGCATGCAATTAGGAAGCCattgatatataataactaaatcAGTAGCTGCAAATTAATTAGATCAGAACCaactaaataatattattaacatgAAATTGCATGCAACTTACCCAAATAGCCCACAAAGAAATGCTTGGAAGAGTACTACCCAAGTCAGCTTTGGCCTACTTTTCCTGCAAAAACCCGTATTCAATTAGTACGTACTAATTAGCGTCCGGATCCTTACCATTTTTTAATGAAAGCATCCAACTATTATTATTCTCTTGCtgttatttttcattacaaGGGGTCTGGTTTCTTCAAAAGTAGCCGTCTTATTTAAGttttttctctccatctctttcaaaaataggTCCCAAACTCTAATTCCACTGGGGGTGATCTACaccatatacacacacacacacacacac carries:
- the LOC109013407 gene encoding uncharacterized protein LOC109013407 isoform X1, yielding MPSTDNQGSSSPLVSFGRSIWSMRREQVHSMEPNHEFSAQESELELFQKQVTDRFQELAAVNPDELLSIAWVRKLLDVFVSCQEEFRIILLKNKEWVSKPPLDRLVAEFFERSVKALDICNATRNGIENIRLWQKHLEIVVCALESQQRALGEGQLRRARKALVDMALAMLDEKGSGSTFSYRNRSFGRHNTSKDHHRRRSSGGHSRSLSWSVSRSWSASKQLQSIANNLIPPRGIEIAATSGLAVPVFTMSSVLMFVLWVLVAAIPCQDRGLNTHFSIPRQFSWGNPLQLLHERILEVSKKREHRNSNGLLIEICQAERCARQMTDLVDMVQFPLSEEQKMEVEQGVQELALICKAFKEGLDPLERQVSQVFRSIMNCRTEGLEFCSKSNSLE
- the LOC109013407 gene encoding uncharacterized protein LOC109013407 isoform X2 is translated as MRREQVHSMEPNHEFSAQESELELFQKQVTDRFQELAAVNPDELLSIAWVRKLLDVFVSCQEEFRIILLKNKEWVSKPPLDRLVAEFFERSVKALDICNATRNGIENIRLWQKHLEIVVCALESQQRALGEGQLRRARKALVDMALAMLDEKGSGSTFSYRNRSFGRHNTSKDHHRRRSSGGHSRSLSWSVSRSWSASKQLQSIANNLIPPRGIEIAATSGLAVPVFTMSSVLMFVLWVLVAAIPCQDRGLNTHFSIPRQFSWGNPLQLLHERILEVSKKREHRNSNGLLIEICQAERCARQMTDLVDMVQFPLSEEQKMEVEQGVQELALICKAFKEGLDPLERQVSQVFRSIMNCRTEGLEFCSKSNSLE
- the LOC109013425 gene encoding uncharacterized protein LOC109013425, which codes for MERICDLVHELRPALLMVLVQLSFAGVNVFYKLAANDGMSLRIIVAYRFVFATAFIVPLALVFGRKSRPKLTWVVLFQAFLCGLFGGSLAQNLYIESLTLTSATFASAMTNLVPAITFILAVSFGLEKLSLGSVSGKAKVLGTLTGIGGAMLLTFYKGAEINVWCTHVNLLHHGERQTKHLASPRSENRLLGGILAIGSCFSYASWLIIQAKMSETYPCHYSSTALMAVMGTIQAAVFALCTERDWNQWKLGWNIRLLTVSYSGIVASGVMVTLIAWCVHMRGPLFVSIFSPLMLVSVAIMGSLVLDEKLHLGSILGAVMIVCGLYVVLWGKGKEIKKITQLAPASKSYRESHHHELTDINVITSPRDDDVENNSPINIANMKPESLHPNIIKMMGRLCNVIHSSRAGIVMVAVQMVNTGLNILYKLVAEDGSVKLRILIAYRFLFASTFMVPLALISERKNRTKLTWAVLFQSFLCGLFGGVLAQNLYVESLALTSATFASAMTNLVSVITFILGILFGLNRLERLNLERIGGKAKVLGTLVGIGGAMVLTFYKGTEIDIWSTHLDLLRHDQHQSEVRKSQNHILGCILALGSCMSSAMWLIIQAKMSLAYPCHYTSTALTCVMAAIQAVVFALCMARDWNQWKLGWNLMLLTASYSGIVASGIMVTLIAWCVHMKGPLFVSSFNPLQLVSVAIMGSLVLDEKLHLGSILGAALIVCGLYAVLWGKGKEMKEISKLVSSESSQRSDQLIDFIVKSPKDVSISSGSGDIMASTSPDSLSASNARIDGNINSLEKHHEEK